In Alkalihalobacillus sp. TS-13, the following are encoded in one genomic region:
- the recN gene encoding DNA repair protein RecN: MLTEISIRNFAIIEEVTVPFEDGLTVLTGETGAGKSIIIDAIGLLIGGRGSSEYVRHGTDRAEIEGLFYIRENHPVIDKALELGIDVPDGMIVLKRDMTSSGKSICRVNGKLVTLAILREIGQSLIDIHGQHEHQFLMQSDKHLTLLDQYHSAELKRTLNEYHQLYKRYIDVQKQLKQLTENEQEMAHRIDLIQYQLEEIDQAQLQPNEDEELQEENQRLSNFERLYQSVNDAYQALYGEQKGIDVLGLAMSHLEDVSEYDSELKPIQEAVRNAYYSLEDTAHQLRNYVDTMEFDPDRLEVIEERLHEINTLKRKYGNSVEEILEYSSRIEEELDTFTNKDDRIKVLKEEMNEIGKDLYLEAKQLSILRKKTAEKLEKKIHQQLKDLYMEKTTFKVSFKPTTTASNITTEIDGKAVHFTKNGIDDVEFLISTNPGEPLKPLAKIASGGELSRIILALKAIFSNQQEVASIIFDEVDTGVSGRVAQAIAEKIQKISAGSQVLCITHLPQVAAMADRHLYIEKNIKKDRTLTIVKPLSFDEKVKEIARMISGVEVTDLTKRHAKEMIQYADDAKISS, encoded by the coding sequence ATGCTTACTGAAATTTCAATAAGGAATTTTGCGATCATAGAAGAAGTAACTGTGCCGTTTGAAGACGGCTTGACCGTTTTGACGGGGGAAACAGGTGCTGGTAAATCCATCATAATTGATGCAATCGGTCTATTGATTGGCGGACGCGGTTCATCTGAATATGTCCGGCATGGAACGGATCGTGCAGAGATCGAAGGGCTTTTTTATATTCGTGAAAATCATCCTGTAATTGATAAAGCGCTTGAGCTTGGAATTGATGTACCTGATGGGATGATTGTCCTTAAACGAGATATGACTAGTTCTGGAAAGAGTATTTGCCGTGTGAACGGTAAACTGGTCACATTGGCAATTCTTCGTGAAATTGGGCAATCCCTTATTGATATCCATGGTCAACACGAACATCAATTTTTAATGCAAAGTGATAAACATTTAACTCTGTTGGACCAGTATCATTCGGCTGAATTGAAGCGCACTCTAAACGAATATCACCAATTGTACAAGCGATACATAGATGTGCAGAAACAATTGAAGCAATTGACCGAAAATGAGCAGGAAATGGCTCATCGAATCGATTTGATCCAATATCAGCTTGAAGAGATTGACCAAGCACAACTGCAGCCGAATGAAGATGAAGAATTACAAGAGGAAAACCAAAGATTGAGCAACTTCGAACGGTTGTACCAATCTGTGAACGATGCTTATCAGGCATTATACGGTGAACAAAAGGGCATTGATGTTTTAGGTCTTGCAATGAGCCATCTTGAAGATGTTTCAGAGTATGATTCTGAATTAAAGCCGATTCAAGAAGCTGTGAGGAATGCTTATTATTCCTTGGAGGATACAGCACATCAACTACGGAATTATGTCGATACAATGGAATTCGATCCTGACAGACTTGAGGTCATTGAGGAACGTCTGCATGAAATCAATACATTGAAACGGAAATATGGAAACTCAGTCGAGGAAATTTTGGAATATAGTTCACGTATTGAAGAGGAACTTGATACCTTCACCAATAAGGATGATCGTATCAAAGTTTTGAAAGAAGAAATGAACGAAATCGGAAAAGATTTATACTTAGAAGCGAAACAATTATCCATACTAAGAAAAAAGACTGCAGAAAAGTTGGAGAAGAAAATCCATCAACAATTGAAAGACCTTTATATGGAAAAAACAACGTTCAAGGTTTCCTTTAAACCGACAACTACCGCTTCAAATATCACTACGGAAATCGACGGGAAAGCTGTACACTTTACAAAAAACGGTATAGATGATGTCGAATTCCTTATCTCCACCAACCCAGGAGAGCCGTTGAAACCTCTTGCGAAAATTGCATCTGGCGGTGAGTTGTCCAGGATCATTCTGGCTTTGAAAGCAATATTCTCAAATCAACAGGAAGTTGCGTCCATCATTTTTGATGAGGTTGATACTGGAGTGAGCGGAAGAGTCGCACAAGCGATTGCTGAAAAAATCCAGAAAATATCCGCAGGTTCACAGGTTCTATGTATAACACACCTGCCACAGGTTGCTGCAATGGCAGACCGACATCTTTATATTGAAAAAAACATCAAAAAGGATCGGACATTGACCATCGTAAAACCACTATCGTTTGATGAAAAAGTAAAAGAAATCGCGAGGATGATTTCGGGAGTCGAAGTAACTGATTTGACCAAGCGTCATGCAAAGGAAATGATTCAATATGCAGACGATGCAAAAATCAGCTCATGA
- the argR gene encoding transcriptional regulator ArgR, with protein MNKGQRHIKIRELITNFDIDTQDELVERLKNAGFNVTQATVSRDIKELHLVKVPMQDGRYKYSLPADQRFNPLQKLKRTLTDSFINIDHTDHLIVMKTLPGNANAVGALIDNLDWEEIMGTICGDDTILIICRSPQDSPEITRQFLDML; from the coding sequence ATGAATAAAGGACAAAGACATATAAAAATCAGAGAACTAATTACGAATTTCGATATCGATACACAAGATGAACTTGTAGAGAGATTGAAGAATGCAGGCTTTAATGTGACACAAGCTACGGTGTCACGCGACATTAAAGAGTTGCATCTTGTGAAAGTTCCGATGCAGGATGGCCGGTATAAATACAGTCTCCCTGCTGACCAGCGGTTCAACCCGTTGCAAAAATTGAAAAGAACCTTGACGGATAGTTTCATCAATATCGATCATACGGACCATCTCATCGTCATGAAGACTTTACCCGGTAATGCCAATGCAGTAGGTGCACTTATCGATAATCTTGACTGGGAAGAAATCATGGGTACGATCTGCGGTGACGATACGATATTGATCATTTGTCGATCTCCTCAAGACAGCCCTGAAATTACACGCCAGTTTTTAGATATGTTGTAA
- a CDS encoding UDP-N-acetylmuramoyl-L-alanyl-D-glutamate--2,6-diaminopimelate ligase: MDLQYLVQDQVDEDFCDSLPSTQIKKITDTSLNVEKGFLFVAIKGEKTDGHSFIHDAIKKGAAAIIGEEDITDLPVPYIKMENSRKALGAISKKFYQDPSKDKTVIGITGTNGKTTTSYLLRHLLESNGISCSLFGTIKNIINGIESDTCNTTPSILKLNELLHQSNDQVVILEVSSHGLSQHRLEGIEFDYSLFTNLSHDHLNYHGTMERYFKTKSKLFYKMKEAGLAIINIDDSWGSKLVDELRQNEIGVYTIGQSTNADLHIEGINSSTLKVCENGTSFEIDSNMPGLHNLYNASMAYATALQFNIKKENILSALLTFEGVPGRFNIYKHQNDATVVIDYAHTANAIMHCLKAAKDYGAEKIIHVFGFRGGSDTDKRGDMLQISSENSDQFILTLDDLNDVSQDEMINTLEKLNETVGSTQGIIIPDRTEAIKQALKITGARDWVVITGKGHETYQQTYSLPTESDLETIEFLISQSVDLK; the protein is encoded by the coding sequence ATGGATTTACAGTATTTAGTTCAAGACCAAGTTGATGAAGATTTTTGTGATAGCCTGCCTTCTACTCAAATAAAAAAGATAACCGACACCTCCCTGAACGTTGAAAAAGGGTTTTTATTTGTTGCGATTAAAGGTGAAAAAACAGATGGTCATTCGTTTATTCACGATGCCATTAAAAAAGGGGCTGCCGCCATTATTGGGGAAGAAGATATTACTGACTTGCCTGTCCCTTATATAAAAATGGAGAATAGCAGAAAAGCGCTTGGGGCAATTTCTAAAAAGTTTTACCAGGATCCTTCAAAAGATAAGACCGTAATCGGAATCACTGGAACGAATGGTAAAACAACTACAAGTTATCTTTTGAGACATCTTTTAGAATCAAATGGGATTTCCTGCAGTTTATTCGGAACAATAAAAAATATCATAAATGGGATAGAAAGCGATACATGCAATACAACACCGAGTATATTGAAACTCAATGAATTACTTCACCAGAGTAATGATCAAGTTGTGATTCTCGAAGTTTCTTCCCATGGTTTATCTCAACATCGATTAGAAGGGATCGAATTCGATTATAGTCTTTTTACGAATTTATCACACGATCATTTAAATTATCATGGTACGATGGAGCGTTATTTCAAAACGAAATCCAAACTCTTCTATAAGATGAAAGAAGCTGGCCTCGCAATCATTAATATTGATGATTCTTGGGGAAGCAAGCTTGTGGATGAATTACGTCAAAACGAAATAGGGGTCTATACAATAGGGCAGTCAACAAACGCGGACCTCCACATCGAAGGGATCAACAGTTCGACTTTGAAAGTATGTGAAAACGGTACAAGTTTTGAGATTGATTCTAATATGCCTGGTCTCCACAACCTTTATAATGCAAGCATGGCTTATGCAACAGCTTTACAATTCAATATCAAAAAAGAAAATATCTTATCTGCTCTACTAACATTTGAAGGAGTTCCGGGACGGTTTAACATCTATAAACACCAAAACGATGCTACCGTTGTCATCGATTATGCTCATACAGCGAATGCAATCATGCATTGTTTAAAGGCTGCAAAGGACTATGGAGCAGAGAAAATCATCCATGTATTTGGTTTTCGTGGAGGTTCAGATACAGATAAAAGGGGAGATATGCTTCAAATCTCTTCTGAAAACAGCGACCAATTCATATTGACCTTGGATGATTTGAATGATGTGTCTCAAGATGAAATGATAAATACACTTGAAAAATTGAATGAAACAGTTGGAAGCACGCAAGGGATTATCATTCCAGACAGGACGGAAGCGATCAAACAAGCGCTTAAAATCACTGGGGCTCGTGACTGGGTAGTGATAACTGGAAAAGGACATGAAACCTATCAACAAACGTATTCCTTACCGACTGAATCAGACTTGGAGACAATTGAGTTTTTAATCAGCCAATCCGTCGATCTAAAGTGA
- a CDS encoding TlyA family RNA methyltransferase yields MKKKERLDVILVDRGLIETREKAKRAIMAGLVYSEQERMDKPGQKVDASIPIELKGNPIPYVSRGGLKLEKALQTFHFDVKDKIMIDIGSSTGGFTDCALQNGAKFVYAVDVGYNQLAWKLRNDDRVRVMERTNFRYSKPEDFESGLPHVATIDVSFISLKLILPVLKEILVHRGQVVALVKPQFEAGREEVGKKGIVRDRKIHQTVIDRMIKFSHETGYHVLDCTYSPIRGGEGNIEFLLHLEKPAHDESPFIKWTGNTERVVEQAHASKAI; encoded by the coding sequence ATGAAAAAGAAAGAGCGGCTTGATGTCATTCTCGTCGATCGAGGATTGATTGAGACGAGAGAAAAAGCCAAAAGAGCAATCATGGCTGGACTTGTGTATTCCGAACAGGAAAGAATGGACAAGCCAGGTCAAAAGGTAGATGCATCCATCCCGATCGAACTGAAAGGGAATCCAATTCCTTATGTAAGTCGTGGCGGGTTGAAATTGGAAAAAGCATTGCAAACCTTTCATTTTGATGTGAAGGACAAAATCATGATCGATATCGGGTCTTCGACAGGTGGATTTACAGACTGTGCTCTACAGAATGGTGCAAAGTTTGTCTATGCGGTTGATGTCGGATACAATCAATTGGCCTGGAAGCTCAGGAATGATGATCGTGTCAGGGTGATGGAGCGGACAAATTTCAGGTACTCAAAACCTGAGGATTTCGAAAGTGGCCTGCCACATGTCGCTACGATTGATGTTTCGTTCATATCCTTAAAGCTTATCCTTCCTGTTTTGAAAGAAATTCTTGTCCATCGTGGACAGGTGGTCGCACTTGTCAAACCACAATTCGAAGCTGGGCGAGAAGAAGTGGGTAAAAAAGGGATCGTACGGGATCGGAAAATTCATCAAACAGTAATTGACCGCATGATCAAGTTCAGTCACGAAACCGGCTACCATGTGCTAGATTGCACGTATTCTCCAATTCGTGGCGGTGAAGGGAACATTGAATTCTTGCTTCACCTGGAAAAACCTGCGCATGACGAGTCACCCTTCATCAAATGGACAGGTAATACGGAAAGAGTCGTTGAACAAGCACATGCTTCTAAAGCAATATAA
- the dxs gene encoding 1-deoxy-D-xylulose-5-phosphate synthase produces the protein MNLESIKDPKFLKKLDGAQLEELASTIRTFLIEKISKTGGHLGPNLGVVELTLVLHKLFESPKDKFIWDVGHQAYVHKILTGRAGQFDTLKKYKGLCGFPKRSESDHDVWETGHSSTSLSAAMGMATARDIKGTDEDIIAVIGDGALTGGMALEALNHIGHEQKDLIVILNDNEMSIAPNVGALHNVLGRLRTAGKYKRVKEEFESLIKKVPAGGRLASTAERLKDCLKYLLVSGIFFEELGFTYLGPVDGHNLDDLTENIKYAKKTKGPVLVHVLTQKGKGYKPAETDAIGTWHGPGPYKIESGDFIKPAVAGPGYSKVVSETLRTIARKDERLVVLTPAMTVGSKLEAFGEEFPDRLYDVGIAEQHATTMAGGLATQGMKPVLSIYSTFLQRAYDQLVHDVCRQNLNVVFAVDRSGLVGSDGETHQGVFDIAFLRHLPNMVVLNPKDENELQHMMYTATEYDKGPIAVRFPRGTGLGVPMDEELKKIEIGTWEVMKDGKDIAILAVGTMIPVALKAAEKLKTQGISAIVINARSIKPLDNGMITELVTKRIPILTMEEGILQGGFGSAVLEFIHDLGIHDAVIDRMGIPDRFIEHGSVSKLLEEIELTPEGVIERVMQMIPKKQQRAY, from the coding sequence ATGAATTTGGAATCAATCAAAGATCCTAAATTTTTAAAGAAACTGGATGGGGCACAGCTAGAAGAGTTGGCATCAACCATCCGCACTTTTTTAATCGAAAAGATTTCTAAAACTGGCGGGCATCTCGGCCCGAATCTAGGGGTAGTTGAATTAACTTTAGTCCTTCATAAATTGTTTGAAAGCCCAAAAGATAAATTCATTTGGGATGTAGGACATCAAGCGTATGTCCATAAAATTTTGACCGGACGAGCTGGACAATTCGATACACTAAAAAAATATAAAGGATTGTGCGGTTTTCCTAAGCGCTCAGAAAGTGACCATGATGTCTGGGAAACAGGACATAGTTCCACTTCACTTTCTGCTGCAATGGGAATGGCTACTGCCCGTGACATAAAAGGGACCGATGAAGATATTATCGCTGTTATAGGTGATGGTGCCCTTACAGGTGGTATGGCTTTAGAGGCCTTGAACCATATCGGTCACGAACAAAAAGATTTGATCGTCATCTTGAATGATAATGAAATGTCAATCGCACCGAACGTCGGTGCTCTGCATAATGTTTTAGGACGATTAAGGACTGCTGGGAAATATAAACGGGTTAAAGAAGAATTCGAATCACTGATCAAAAAGGTTCCGGCAGGAGGGCGACTTGCTTCGACTGCAGAACGTTTGAAAGATTGTCTCAAATACTTGCTCGTTTCAGGCATTTTCTTTGAAGAGCTTGGGTTTACGTATTTGGGGCCAGTTGATGGCCATAATCTTGATGATCTGACTGAAAATATCAAATATGCGAAAAAGACGAAAGGACCGGTACTTGTTCATGTCTTAACGCAAAAAGGTAAAGGGTATAAACCTGCAGAAACGGACGCGATTGGGACATGGCATGGTCCAGGGCCATATAAGATTGAATCTGGGGATTTCATCAAACCTGCTGTAGCAGGACCTGGATACAGCAAGGTCGTATCCGAAACACTCAGGACCATTGCTCGTAAAGATGAGAGACTCGTCGTTTTGACACCTGCGATGACAGTCGGTTCTAAACTGGAAGCGTTCGGAGAGGAATTCCCCGATCGGCTTTATGATGTCGGTATTGCTGAACAACACGCGACAACCATGGCGGGAGGACTGGCGACGCAAGGGATGAAACCTGTTCTTTCCATCTATTCGACCTTCTTGCAGCGTGCATACGATCAACTTGTACACGATGTTTGTCGGCAAAATCTGAATGTCGTTTTTGCAGTTGACCGTTCAGGCTTGGTAGGGTCAGATGGCGAAACCCACCAAGGGGTTTTTGATATCGCCTTCTTACGCCATTTACCAAATATGGTCGTTCTTAATCCAAAAGATGAAAATGAATTACAACATATGATGTATACGGCTACAGAATATGATAAAGGACCAATAGCAGTACGTTTTCCAAGAGGGACAGGACTTGGTGTACCTATGGATGAAGAACTGAAAAAGATCGAAATCGGAACGTGGGAAGTCATGAAGGATGGTAAAGATATTGCGATTTTAGCGGTTGGTACAATGATTCCTGTAGCTTTGAAAGCAGCAGAAAAGCTTAAGACGCAGGGTATCTCTGCAATTGTCATCAATGCTAGATCCATCAAACCGCTGGATAATGGAATGATTACCGAACTTGTAACTAAGCGGATTCCTATACTGACGATGGAAGAGGGCATTCTTCAAGGTGGTTTCGGAAGCGCAGTTCTAGAATTCATTCATGACCTTGGTATACATGATGCAGTAATCGATCGGATGGGGATCCCAGATCGATTCATCGAACATGGCAGCGTCTCTAAATTATTAGAAGAAATCGAATTGACACCAGAAGGCGTCATCGAGCGAGTAATGCAAATGATTCCTAAGAAACAGCAGAGGGCTTATTGA
- a CDS encoding polyprenyl synthetase family protein, with translation MDKETFLQLLQNKKNLIDEALPAKVDRIQGHGGLKEAMLYSILAGGKRLRPTLLLMTIEAFEQDSQVGLDAACAVEMIHTYSLIHDDLPAMDDDDFRRGNLTNHKIYGEAMAILAGDALLTYAFEVISGSKHLDNDLKIDLITNLSKAAGPEGMIDGQAADLEGEGKSLSLGELEQIHHKKTGALLGYSIYAGARIAGGTKQQLDHLIHFAHHLGLAFQIQDDILDVEGDESKIGKPIGSDVQNNKSTYPHLLTISGAKDQLLKEVDSAKQNLYKAGINHEWLEHFTDYMISRDH, from the coding sequence TTGGACAAGGAAACATTTTTACAACTCCTTCAAAATAAGAAAAATTTGATAGATGAAGCATTGCCAGCTAAAGTTGATCGTATTCAAGGACATGGAGGGCTGAAAGAAGCTATGCTTTATTCGATTTTAGCAGGTGGAAAAAGGCTTCGTCCTACGTTATTACTCATGACAATTGAAGCTTTCGAACAAGATAGCCAGGTTGGTCTGGATGCCGCATGTGCGGTTGAAATGATCCATACGTATTCACTTATCCATGATGATTTACCTGCAATGGACGATGATGATTTCAGAAGAGGCAATCTCACTAATCATAAAATCTATGGAGAAGCTATGGCGATCCTTGCTGGTGATGCATTGCTTACCTACGCTTTTGAAGTGATTTCCGGTTCGAAACATTTGGATAATGACCTGAAGATCGACCTGATCACAAACCTTTCAAAGGCTGCTGGTCCTGAAGGAATGATTGACGGTCAGGCGGCTGATTTAGAAGGCGAAGGAAAGTCCCTCTCTCTTGGCGAATTGGAACAGATTCACCATAAGAAGACAGGAGCACTTCTAGGGTATTCGATTTATGCAGGCGCACGTATTGCGGGGGGAACGAAGCAACAATTGGATCATCTCATTCATTTTGCTCATCATCTAGGACTCGCTTTTCAAATCCAGGATGACATTTTAGATGTTGAAGGGGATGAATCAAAGATCGGGAAGCCGATCGGCAGCGATGTTCAAAATAACAAAAGTACATACCCGCATTTATTGACAATTTCTGGTGCGAAAGACCAATTGTTAAAGGAAGTGGACAGTGCAAAGCAGAACCTATACAAAGCGGGTATCAACCATGAATGGTTAGAACATTTTACTGACTATATGATCAGCAGAGACCACTAG
- a CDS encoding exodeoxyribonuclease VII small subunit — protein MKEKEHNNEQSFEEAMLELEEIVGKLEEGDVPLEESIRLFQEGMKLSKLCHDKLQHVEKQMDELLKENGEREPFTIQEED, from the coding sequence ATGAAAGAAAAAGAACATAATAATGAACAAAGCTTTGAAGAAGCGATGCTGGAGCTTGAAGAAATCGTCGGAAAGTTAGAAGAAGGGGACGTCCCTCTTGAAGAGTCCATTCGCTTGTTTCAAGAAGGAATGAAGCTCTCTAAGCTTTGCCATGATAAATTACAGCATGTTGAAAAGCAGATGGATGAATTATTGAAGGAAAATGGTGAAAGAGAACCATTTACGATACAGGAGGAAGACTAA
- the xseA gene encoding exodeoxyribonuclease VII large subunit — protein sequence MQQDPYISITELTRYIKRKFDMDGKLQDIWLRGELSNVKHHSRGHMYFTVKDQNSRINSVMFAGNNRFLKFRPEEGMKVLIRGEVSVYEPHGQYQLYVKEMQPDGIGNLFLAFEELKKKLDQEGLFAPERKRQIPATPRRIGVITSPTGAAIRDVLTTIKRRFPIAKVTVIPVLVQGPNAAPSISRAIDFANEQGQWDVLIVGRGGGSIEELWAFNEEMVARSIFNSIIPIISAVGHETDYTIADFVADIRAATPTAAAELAVPHIHELQERVTQRQLRLTRAISEHVKRFRNELDRHQKSYAFKYPMQLVKQKEQDLDRIMERLQKSRSRTFERKAEVVSQLRSRLDRNHPEKLFERSKEKHHVLIRMLKKEMSNQIEQKDAVFQNKIGKLNALSPLSIMERGYSLAYDQKNDNLIKSVKQVQPGDQVSVKLKDGKLDCQVWGLEESEK from the coding sequence ATGCAACAAGATCCTTATATTAGTATTACGGAACTTACGCGCTATATAAAACGGAAATTTGATATGGACGGGAAATTACAAGACATATGGCTTCGCGGGGAGCTTTCCAATGTGAAGCACCATAGTCGGGGGCATATGTATTTTACAGTAAAGGATCAAAACAGCAGGATTAACTCGGTCATGTTTGCTGGAAACAACCGTTTTTTGAAATTTCGTCCTGAAGAAGGAATGAAGGTTCTGATTCGTGGTGAAGTTTCCGTTTATGAACCACATGGACAGTATCAGCTTTATGTAAAAGAGATGCAGCCTGATGGAATCGGGAACTTGTTTCTTGCATTTGAAGAATTGAAGAAAAAGCTTGATCAAGAAGGTCTTTTTGCTCCTGAACGAAAAAGGCAAATTCCTGCAACCCCTAGACGTATAGGGGTTATTACATCGCCAACAGGTGCAGCGATACGAGATGTATTGACCACAATCAAACGGCGTTTTCCGATAGCAAAAGTGACTGTGATACCTGTTCTCGTGCAAGGTCCCAATGCTGCGCCCAGTATATCCAGAGCAATTGACTTTGCGAATGAACAGGGACAGTGGGATGTTTTGATCGTCGGTCGTGGCGGTGGTTCGATTGAGGAGTTGTGGGCTTTCAATGAAGAAATGGTTGCGCGAAGCATCTTCAACTCGATCATCCCGATCATCTCTGCAGTCGGACACGAGACAGATTACACAATTGCAGATTTTGTAGCGGATATCCGTGCAGCGACCCCTACAGCAGCTGCTGAGCTCGCTGTACCTCATATTCACGAATTGCAGGAGAGGGTTACCCAACGTCAGCTCAGACTTACAAGAGCTATTTCGGAGCATGTGAAACGTTTCCGTAATGAATTGGACAGACATCAAAAATCCTACGCTTTCAAATACCCGATGCAGCTAGTGAAACAAAAAGAGCAGGATCTAGATCGGATTATGGAACGATTGCAAAAATCACGTTCAAGAACGTTTGAGCGAAAAGCGGAGGTAGTCAGTCAGCTTAGAAGCCGATTGGATCGAAACCATCCAGAAAAACTTTTCGAGCGATCCAAAGAGAAACATCATGTCCTGATCAGAATGTTGAAAAAGGAAATGAGCAACCAGATTGAGCAGAAAGATGCTGTTTTTCAAAACAAAATTGGAAAGCTGAATGCTCTTAGCCCGTTAAGCATCATGGAGCGTGGTTATAGCCTGGCGTATGACCAGAAAAACGACAATCTCATTAAAAGTGTAAAACAAGTACAACCAGGTGACCAAGTTTCTGTAAAATTGAAAGACGGAAAGCTGGATTGCCAAGTTTGGGGACTTGAGGAGAGTGAGAAATGA
- the folD gene encoding bifunctional methylenetetrahydrofolate dehydrogenase/methenyltetrahydrofolate cyclohydrolase FolD, with product MVAELIKGNEIAEAKRHAMKEEVNKLRNEGIIPGLVVIIVGNNPASLSYVRGKTKACKQVGIDGKLVELSEDTSEEKLLEIITQYNHDDACHGILVQLPLPEHISETAIIEAISPEKDVDGFHPINIGRMMTGQRAFLPCTPYGIIEMVKAKGISIEGKHVVVIGRSNIVGKPVGQLFLNENATVTYCHSRTANMKEITKQADILVVAVGKMHFVGKDFIKHGAVVIDVGINRKDDGKLTGDVDFEEAEQVASYITPVPKGVGPMTITMLLQNTILSAKWSHQIEGVH from the coding sequence ATGGTTGCAGAGCTTATCAAGGGAAATGAAATCGCAGAAGCCAAAAGGCACGCAATGAAAGAAGAGGTAAATAAACTGAGAAATGAAGGGATCATTCCTGGATTGGTTGTCATCATCGTAGGGAATAATCCTGCTTCTTTATCTTATGTAAGAGGAAAAACAAAAGCGTGCAAACAGGTTGGCATTGACGGAAAGCTCGTTGAACTTTCTGAAGATACTTCCGAAGAGAAATTGCTTGAAATTATTACCCAATATAATCATGATGATGCATGTCATGGAATTCTCGTCCAGTTACCTTTACCTGAACATATTTCAGAAACGGCAATTATAGAAGCAATTTCGCCAGAAAAGGATGTAGACGGTTTTCACCCGATCAACATTGGGAGGATGATGACTGGACAACGTGCGTTTTTACCATGTACACCCTATGGGATCATCGAAATGGTAAAAGCTAAAGGTATTTCAATTGAAGGAAAGCATGTGGTTGTCATTGGAAGAAGTAATATCGTTGGTAAGCCTGTAGGTCAACTGTTCTTAAACGAAAACGCCACCGTTACATATTGTCACTCCAGGACAGCTAACATGAAGGAAATTACGAAACAAGCAGACATACTCGTTGTTGCTGTTGGTAAGATGCACTTTGTCGGTAAAGACTTCATCAAGCATGGGGCTGTAGTGATAGATGTTGGAATCAACCGTAAAGACGATGGGAAATTGACAGGTGATGTCGATTTTGAGGAAGCAGAACAAGTCGCTTCCTATATCACTCCGGTTCCGAAGGGTGTAGGTCCGATGACCATCACGATGCTCCTGCAAAACACAATACTATCTGCGAAGTGGAGTCATCAAATAGAAGGTGTTCATTGA
- the nusB gene encoding transcription antitermination factor NusB — MKRRIAREKALQSLFQIDVSQLDRSEAIGHVLEEGEERDEFLVQLVEGTTDQKEEIDVLIKKHLENWSFDRIGNVDRSVLRLAVYEMLYIEDIPIKVTFNEAIDLAKTFGGDESGRFVNAVLSKISKTIQ; from the coding sequence ATGAAAAGAAGGATTGCAAGAGAAAAGGCTTTACAGTCTTTGTTTCAAATAGATGTGAGTCAATTAGACCGTTCGGAAGCGATTGGACATGTTCTGGAGGAAGGCGAAGAACGTGATGAATTCCTGGTCCAATTGGTCGAGGGGACGACGGATCAAAAGGAAGAAATTGATGTCCTTATTAAAAAACACCTGGAAAATTGGAGTTTCGACCGGATTGGAAATGTAGACCGCTCTGTTTTGAGACTTGCTGTATACGAAATGTTGTATATTGAAGACATTCCGATCAAAGTTACTTTCAATGAAGCAATTGATCTGGCAAAAACATTCGGAGGAGACGAATCTGGTCGCTTTGTAAATGCAGTACTTTCTAAAATAAGCAAAACGATCCAATAG
- a CDS encoding Asp23/Gls24 family envelope stress response protein, translating to MNDYQTFEMEEKDANLGKVEISPEVIEVISSIAATEVEGVSAMRGNFATGVVERFGKKSLGKGVKVELSEEGINIDVFVTMNFGVSIPDTAEKIQENIRLTLHTMTALEPNRIDVHVVGVQFEGKVDPAVEEDQEL from the coding sequence ATGAACGATTATCAAACATTTGAAATGGAAGAAAAAGATGCAAACCTTGGGAAGGTTGAAATCTCACCAGAAGTGATTGAAGTGATCTCTAGTATAGCTGCTACTGAAGTTGAAGGTGTTTCTGCAATGCGTGGTAACTTCGCGACAGGAGTGGTTGAACGTTTCGGTAAGAAATCACTTGGTAAAGGTGTAAAAGTGGAGCTTTCCGAAGAAGGGATCAACATCGATGTTTTCGTAACGATGAATTTTGGTGTATCGATTCCAGATACAGCTGAAAAGATCCAAGAAAATATCCGTCTTACCTTGCACACGATGACGGCTTTAGAGCCAAATCGTATCGATGTACACGTAGTAGGTGTCCAGTTTGAAGGTAAAGTGGATCCTGCAGTTGAAGAAGATCAGGAATTATAA